A DNA window from Mycobacterium sp. IDR2000157661 contains the following coding sequences:
- a CDS encoding alpha/beta hydrolase-fold protein, translating to MSLLDLALLPIRIGLGVADTVIRAVTPQAPAPPSDLRVINGMPEGVPAAALQPEPKLPTPNGWPFGEDFPRTCGTGRFAGGAVFWTDFVYDDHGAFGVPVDIPTGGLVPPRGTYVYPDGPAARNGADIFRVAIGLTETHTWWRVDWNTLLDPSIPVACFTFDTHRGRAPTNDWPANAGVTSAGIDSALLISAQGAWLRDLATNASVLVEYEVDMRSRSFLARIPRERAQPTGTWTVRLAAGLANDAGDGFADVPLSRGARPGQPNVYNVAFRTHRQEKARLNFWSDEAQAEALSDGDITEFSLAVPWDQLAAGLTTAEPIVTGTSTRWYVSSIELGQGVAPTNIFSTDPQFLGRVQPYSVCLPSTYSPGRRLPLTLLLHSLALGQNQFAAIDPRLLHQVCEDRESVVVTPLARGPSCWYFDEGELDVWEVWARVAEQLGTDPDRTVISGYSMGGYAAYKLGLTYPEVFAQAVVLAGPPVCGVRLLPDVDIPGDLDPNSACARAGDTWELLPNGRWLPFVIAHGVLDQLVPITSVLSQVLELDRLGYRYRFTVYPFEDHISWVLEDEFDDPISQMGTGYRQGDPGHITYGWYPELVRPDLGLGPQRVWWLSDLAADPAAAGRRGAIASVDARSYARPDPTRTIRRRRGVEPDLDEPGLYTELEWRIGPAVEPMPFLTLSLSAVAHVTVDVARAGLADLAASSIDVSTDTPVRVKLAAVPPDTAVLLDGEPAGPLVAVPIGRHTITLTAATVPSREVVTALLRR from the coding sequence ATGTCGCTTCTCGACCTCGCGCTGCTGCCGATCCGGATCGGGCTCGGCGTCGCCGACACCGTGATCAGGGCCGTCACCCCGCAAGCGCCTGCCCCACCGTCGGACCTGCGCGTCATCAACGGGATGCCCGAAGGCGTACCGGCGGCCGCCCTGCAGCCCGAACCGAAACTGCCCACCCCCAACGGCTGGCCGTTCGGCGAGGACTTCCCCCGCACCTGCGGCACCGGCCGCTTCGCCGGCGGCGCGGTCTTCTGGACCGACTTCGTCTACGACGACCACGGCGCGTTCGGCGTCCCGGTCGACATCCCCACCGGCGGGCTGGTCCCGCCGCGCGGCACCTACGTCTATCCCGACGGCCCCGCGGCCCGCAACGGCGCCGACATCTTCCGCGTCGCGATCGGCCTGACCGAGACCCACACCTGGTGGCGGGTCGACTGGAACACCCTGCTCGACCCGTCGATCCCCGTCGCGTGCTTCACCTTCGACACCCATCGCGGCCGCGCTCCCACCAATGACTGGCCGGCCAACGCGGGCGTCACCTCGGCCGGTATCGACTCCGCGCTGCTGATCTCGGCGCAAGGCGCCTGGCTGCGGGATCTCGCGACGAACGCGTCGGTCCTGGTCGAGTACGAGGTCGACATGCGATCGCGCTCCTTCCTCGCCCGGATACCTCGCGAACGAGCCCAGCCCACCGGCACCTGGACCGTGCGCCTCGCCGCCGGGTTGGCCAACGACGCCGGCGACGGGTTCGCCGACGTTCCGCTCTCCCGCGGCGCGCGGCCCGGCCAACCCAACGTCTACAACGTCGCCTTCCGCACCCACCGGCAGGAGAAGGCGCGCCTGAACTTCTGGTCCGACGAGGCGCAGGCCGAAGCGCTGTCCGACGGCGACATCACCGAGTTCTCGCTCGCGGTGCCGTGGGACCAACTGGCCGCGGGCCTCACCACCGCCGAGCCGATCGTCACGGGCACCTCCACCCGGTGGTATGTCTCGTCGATCGAACTGGGCCAGGGCGTCGCCCCGACCAACATCTTCAGCACCGACCCGCAGTTCCTGGGCCGGGTGCAGCCCTACTCGGTGTGCCTGCCGTCGACCTACTCGCCCGGCCGCCGACTGCCGCTGACGCTACTACTGCATTCACTTGCGTTGGGGCAGAACCAGTTCGCCGCCATCGACCCGCGTCTGCTGCACCAGGTGTGCGAGGACCGGGAGTCGGTGGTGGTGACGCCGCTGGCCCGCGGACCGTCGTGCTGGTACTTCGACGAGGGCGAGCTCGACGTGTGGGAGGTGTGGGCACGGGTCGCCGAACAGCTCGGCACCGACCCCGACCGCACGGTGATCTCGGGCTACTCGATGGGCGGCTATGCCGCATACAAGCTGGGGCTGACGTACCCGGAGGTGTTCGCCCAGGCCGTCGTGTTGGCCGGGCCGCCGGTGTGCGGGGTGCGGCTGCTGCCCGACGTCGACATCCCCGGCGACCTCGACCCGAACTCGGCCTGCGCCCGCGCCGGCGACACCTGGGAGCTGCTGCCCAACGGGCGGTGGCTGCCGTTCGTCATCGCCCACGGCGTGCTCGACCAACTGGTGCCGATCACCTCGGTGCTGTCGCAGGTCCTCGAACTGGACCGGCTGGGCTACCGCTACCGGTTCACCGTCTACCCCTTCGAGGACCACATCTCGTGGGTGTTGGAGGACGAGTTCGACGATCCGATCTCACAGATGGGCACCGGCTACCGCCAGGGCGACCCCGGCCACATCACGTACGGCTGGTACCCCGAGCTGGTGCGGCCCGACCTCGGCCTTGGGCCGCAACGGGTTTGGTGGTTGTCGGACCTGGCCGCCGATCCGGCCGCGGCCGGCAGGCGCGGGGCGATCGCCTCCGTCGACGCGCGGTCGTATGCACGCCCGGATCCGACGCGCACGATCCGGCGCCGCCGCGGCGTCGAACCCGACCTCGACGAACCCGGCCTCTACACCGAACTCGAGTGGCGCATCGGGCCGGCCGTCGAGCCGATGCCGTTCCTGACGCTCAGCCTGTCCGCTGTGGCGCACGTGACCGTCGACGTCGCCCGCGCCGGCCTCGCCGACCTGGCCGCCTCGAGCATCGACGTCTCCACAGACACCCCCGTCCGGGTGAAGCTCGCCGCCGTGCCGCCGGACACCGCCGTTCTTCTCGACGGTGAGCCGGCCGGCCCGCTGGTTGCGGTGCCGATCGGACGCCACACCATCACGCTCACCGCCGCGACCGTGCCCTCCCGCGAGGTGGTGACCGCGCTGCTGCGGCGATGA
- a CDS encoding lipoprotein LpqH: MRIRGLGLATTLSAVAFCAGCGLIGSTPSEPEAQAGEITVDGSTYETQSVECTQIKWDLTIDATAETGSAEAFLVLGGTQPEVRTVNIENVNEVTAVAGGQLGEAEATTNGNVYTITGTVVGSDPANPGRSRTMPFEIKAPC, translated from the coding sequence ATGCGGATCCGAGGGCTGGGCCTGGCGACGACGCTGTCGGCGGTCGCTTTCTGCGCGGGCTGCGGGCTCATCGGGTCGACGCCGAGCGAACCGGAAGCCCAAGCCGGCGAGATCACCGTCGACGGCAGCACTTATGAGACCCAGTCGGTGGAGTGCACACAGATCAAGTGGGACCTGACCATCGACGCCACCGCCGAAACGGGAAGCGCCGAGGCTTTCCTCGTTCTGGGCGGCACTCAGCCGGAAGTGCGAACGGTGAACATCGAGAACGTCAACGAGGTGACCGCCGTCGCCGGTGGCCAACTCGGCGAGGCCGAGGCCACCACCAACGGCAACGTCTACACGATCACCGGCACCGTCGTCGGATCCGATCCCGCCAACCCGGGCCGGTCGCGCACGATGCCGTTCGAGATCAAGGCACCGTGCTGA
- a CDS encoding DUF1206 domain-containing protein, translating to MSSPTSRAQGHAGDIRSKVARTGLIGKGALYTLLGFLAINVALGNRGSASETGAIQTVAQAPFGKFLLIALTVALIALVVWKFTQAAAGDPVEGSEGSDRAKYAFKGVLYSGAALASLSILIANWGGNAGAVPGGGGGGGQQQATGLIMGLPGGRWIVMIIGLIAIGFGAYQIYKHTMNCGFMERIGSLQQDKRKTVEALGRAGYLGSGLVTIGVGFFFVTAGLTYDPNNVKGLSGLLSDLAGQSWGQVVLWVIAVGLFAYGLFSFAEARYRPVT from the coding sequence ATGAGCAGCCCCACATCCCGTGCGCAGGGCCATGCAGGAGATATCAGATCGAAAGTCGCGCGGACCGGGCTGATAGGCAAGGGCGCCCTGTACACGCTGCTGGGTTTCCTGGCGATCAACGTCGCACTGGGCAACCGCGGTTCGGCCAGCGAGACGGGCGCCATCCAGACCGTCGCGCAGGCGCCGTTCGGCAAGTTCCTGCTGATCGCCCTCACGGTCGCGCTGATCGCGTTGGTGGTGTGGAAGTTCACCCAGGCCGCCGCCGGGGATCCGGTCGAGGGCTCCGAGGGCAGTGATCGAGCCAAGTACGCGTTCAAGGGTGTGCTGTACAGCGGTGCGGCGCTCGCCTCGCTGTCGATCCTGATCGCGAACTGGGGCGGCAACGCCGGCGCCGTGCCCGGTGGCGGCGGCGGTGGCGGCCAGCAGCAGGCCACCGGGTTGATCATGGGCCTGCCCGGCGGCAGGTGGATCGTGATGATCATCGGCCTGATCGCGATCGGCTTCGGCGCCTACCAGATCTACAAGCACACGATGAACTGCGGCTTCATGGAGCGCATCGGATCACTGCAGCAGGACAAGCGTAAGACGGTGGAAGCGCTGGGCCGGGCGGGTTATCTGGGCAGCGGCCTGGTGACGATCGGTGTCGGCTTCTTCTTCGTGACCGCGGGCCTGACCTACGATCCCAACAACGTCAAGGGCCTCTCGGGACTGTTGTCCGACCTCGCCGGCCAGAGCTGGGGCCAGGTCGTCCTGTGGGTCATCGCGGTCGGACTGTTCGCCTACGGGCTGTTCTCGTTCGCCGAGGCGCGGTACCGCCCGGTCACGTAG
- a CDS encoding DUF2252 domain-containing protein: MDIENATRDELYRKAKELDLDATSRTPKAELMDMLAGVADGSGGDRPEAADSSDQTDPGGRVSATDRPAGSRTEAFQELATARAAGAMVVLPRMLTGDGRRVHVRQTIREDHSVRIARHNEEAFEKFDKLAKSRYSFFRGTALLFYRDMVGEDPWMPTVLAAGDVHPENFGVMPNVDNVPIFGINDFDEVFYAPFTWDLKRGATGFMIAGDEIGGYGRAKRRKIAASFVRGYVAKIRDYADEQPEDADDLRQDNAPDLIADLIDDAMSGGRAKWLNKKYYDETKRGFKSSKKLVPISSRRDEFQELIDRYVREAQLSVPERAGSMRVKDVAERRGQGTASLGLVRYYVMIEGPNADATDDLLLEFKQARRSALEGLVPPSDHVVEGDADRVVHGHRVQLVSGDRFYGSIKHQGISFLVRERSWFRDDIDLDDLSFGEWREYAELCGGLLAQAHALSDEAGLVDQDIEPEIVAAIGIDDLFVDDIVRFATEADARNKSDHKAFRADHSLGAFRRVDVVYR; encoded by the coding sequence ATGGACATCGAGAACGCCACCCGCGACGAGCTCTATCGCAAAGCCAAGGAGCTCGACCTGGATGCGACGTCGCGAACACCGAAGGCCGAGCTGATGGACATGCTCGCCGGTGTGGCTGACGGTTCCGGTGGCGATCGCCCCGAGGCCGCCGACAGCTCCGACCAGACCGACCCGGGCGGCCGGGTGTCGGCGACCGACCGGCCCGCGGGTTCCCGCACGGAGGCGTTCCAGGAGCTGGCCACCGCGCGCGCCGCCGGGGCGATGGTGGTGCTGCCGCGCATGCTCACCGGCGACGGCCGCCGGGTGCACGTCCGTCAGACCATTCGCGAGGACCACTCGGTCCGCATCGCCCGCCACAACGAGGAGGCGTTCGAGAAGTTCGACAAGCTCGCCAAGTCCCGATACTCGTTCTTCCGCGGCACCGCGCTGCTGTTCTACCGCGACATGGTCGGCGAGGACCCCTGGATGCCCACGGTGCTGGCCGCAGGCGATGTGCACCCGGAGAACTTCGGGGTGATGCCCAACGTCGACAACGTGCCGATCTTCGGCATCAACGACTTCGACGAGGTGTTCTACGCGCCGTTCACCTGGGACCTCAAACGGGGGGCCACCGGCTTCATGATCGCCGGCGACGAGATCGGCGGCTACGGGCGCGCCAAGCGGCGCAAGATCGCCGCGTCGTTCGTCCGCGGCTATGTCGCCAAGATCCGGGACTACGCCGATGAACAGCCCGAGGACGCCGATGATCTCAGGCAGGACAATGCCCCCGACCTGATCGCCGACCTCATCGACGACGCCATGTCGGGTGGGCGCGCCAAGTGGCTGAACAAGAAGTATTACGACGAGACCAAGCGGGGCTTCAAGTCCAGCAAGAAGCTGGTGCCGATCTCGAGCAGGCGCGACGAGTTCCAGGAACTGATCGACCGGTACGTGCGCGAGGCACAGTTGTCGGTGCCCGAGCGAGCGGGTTCGATGCGGGTCAAGGACGTCGCCGAACGCCGGGGCCAGGGCACGGCATCGCTCGGCCTGGTGCGCTACTACGTGATGATCGAGGGGCCGAACGCCGACGCGACCGATGACCTACTGCTCGAGTTCAAGCAAGCGCGTCGCTCGGCGCTGGAGGGACTGGTGCCGCCGTCGGACCACGTCGTCGAGGGCGACGCCGATCGGGTGGTGCACGGTCACCGGGTGCAGTTGGTCAGCGGGGACCGGTTCTACGGCAGCATCAAACACCAGGGCATCAGCTTCCTGGTCCGAGAGCGGTCGTGGTTCCGCGACGACATCGACCTCGACGACCTGTCCTTCGGCGAGTGGCGTGAGTACGCCGAGTTGTGCGGGGGACTGCTGGCCCAGGCGCATGCGCTGTCCGACGAGGCGGGTCTGGTCGACCAGGACATCGAACCGGAGATCGTGGCCGCCATCGGCATCGACGACCTGTTCGTCGACGACATCGTGCGGTTCGCCACCGAGGCCGACGCCCGAAACAAGTCCGATCACAAGGCGTTCCGCGCCGACCACTCGCTGGGGGCGTTCCGTCGCGTCGACGTGGTTTATCGCTGA
- a CDS encoding MFS transporter: MSVAPSQQRQVSGLAAAMTIVAMGLGYAISIGDPTSMSANLSLVTAGLHITGSTATFVDSLATLTMAAAVLSAGALGDLYGMRRMYLVGLSGALAFNLLAAAAPVSAALLVARAGAGITFAFLIGLSLAITNAVFPPGRRAVAIASYFGVGYAVATPMPAISGALGNAIGWRACFLVVPVIAAIGLLVVWRFVPETVRATRRLDLVGMGLFAVALLGLIFGISRIETGINTVGLTAIAVGLAAGAAFVWQELHTRDPALDMRVFRSGRFNAAVTAGVMFNIVLGGSMVLLAFYLVTIRRESHELFGLLLIPATAMAAVAATSAGPAANRFGPRTVMVSGLVVMLGGLLMMRLLTLETSRTTVFITTALIVVGGALVTTPQATIMMSSAPADLGGAVSAVKSAVNEGGYSLGPALFALIGINLFLTDSVRNLRDADITRAEAREALVVAHSGRGAQMVDPEKARLVIEQAPHTAVDAIHTLSAVMAVGPVIAIILALWLIKSTK; the protein is encoded by the coding sequence GTGTCGGTCGCTCCCAGCCAGCAGCGCCAGGTTTCGGGGCTGGCCGCCGCCATGACGATCGTCGCGATGGGGCTCGGCTACGCCATCTCGATCGGCGACCCGACGAGCATGTCGGCCAACCTGTCCCTGGTCACGGCCGGCCTGCACATCACCGGCTCCACCGCGACCTTCGTCGACAGCCTCGCCACGCTCACCATGGCCGCCGCCGTGCTGTCCGCCGGCGCCCTCGGCGACCTCTACGGCATGCGCCGGATGTACCTGGTCGGGTTGTCCGGCGCCCTGGCGTTCAACCTGCTGGCCGCGGCGGCACCCGTGTCGGCGGCGCTGCTCGTCGCCCGCGCCGGAGCTGGCATCACGTTCGCGTTCCTCATCGGACTCTCGCTGGCGATCACGAACGCCGTCTTCCCGCCGGGCAGGCGGGCCGTGGCGATCGCCTCGTACTTCGGCGTCGGGTACGCCGTCGCGACTCCGATGCCGGCGATCAGCGGCGCGTTGGGCAACGCGATCGGCTGGCGTGCCTGCTTCTTGGTGGTGCCGGTGATCGCCGCGATCGGGTTGCTCGTGGTCTGGCGGTTCGTGCCCGAGACCGTGCGCGCGACCCGGCGGCTGGACCTGGTCGGCATGGGGCTGTTCGCCGTCGCGCTGCTCGGGCTGATCTTCGGCATCTCACGCATCGAGACCGGCATCAACACCGTCGGCCTGACCGCGATCGCGGTGGGGTTGGCTGCGGGCGCGGCGTTCGTCTGGCAGGAACTGCACACCCGTGACCCCGCGCTGGACATGCGCGTCTTCCGCTCCGGCCGGTTCAACGCCGCGGTGACCGCGGGCGTGATGTTCAACATCGTGCTCGGCGGCTCGATGGTTCTGCTGGCCTTCTACCTCGTCACGATCCGGCGGGAATCGCACGAGCTGTTCGGCCTGCTGCTGATCCCCGCTACCGCGATGGCCGCCGTCGCCGCGACCTCCGCCGGGCCCGCGGCGAACCGGTTCGGTCCGCGCACCGTCATGGTGTCCGGTCTCGTGGTGATGCTCGGCGGCCTGCTGATGATGCGCCTGTTGACCCTCGAGACGTCGCGCACGACGGTGTTCATCACCACGGCGCTCATCGTGGTCGGCGGCGCGCTGGTCACCACACCGCAGGCGACGATCATGATGAGCAGCGCCCCGGCCGACCTCGGCGGCGCGGTGTCAGCGGTCAAGAGCGCCGTCAACGAGGGCGGCTACTCGCTGGGCCCCGCACTGTTCGCGCTCATCGGCATCAACCTGTTCCTCACCGACAGCGTGCGCAACCTGCGCGACGCGGACATCACCCGCGCCGAGGCACGCGAGGCGCTGGTGGTGGCCCACAGCGGCCGGGGAGCTCAGATGGTGGATCCGGAGAAGGCCCGGCTGGTGATCGAGCAGGCGCCCCACACCGCTGTCGACGCGATCCACACCCTCAGCGCCGTCATGGCCGTCGGACCGGTGATCGCGATCATCCTGGCGCTCTGGTTGATCAAGTCCACCAAGTGA
- a CDS encoding WS/DGAT/MGAT family O-acyltransferase: MERLSGFDASMLYSESAAVPLHVCSIAELDTTTIPGGYSFDRLHDHLASRLRALPELRAKLADSQLNLDHPVWVEDQDLDLSFHLRRIALPTPGGRQELADVCGRIASVPLDRSKPLWEMWVIEGVGGTDPQRDGPIGLMIKVHHAAVDGVSAANLLSQLCDVVPDAPPPDSVDGPGGATPLEIAGGGLMRALTRPWQLVRVVPETMSTIVNTISRARSGTAMAAPFKAPATVFNAEITADRTIALAQLEMDDVKRVKNEFGVKVNDVVMALCAGALRGYLADRSELPDKPLIAVVPASVHDKSDRPGRNQLSGMFCNLQTDIEDPVERLRVIAASDSRAKEHSASLAPTLMGDLTQAMPPALFGAALEVLSHTPLKRTAIHNVIISNVAGPDTPLYAVGAEIQALYPLGPIFHGSGLNITVMSLSGRLNVGIISCGTLVRDLWDLADRFKAELAELLGGSGR; the protein is encoded by the coding sequence ATGGAACGGCTGAGCGGTTTCGACGCGAGCATGCTGTACAGCGAGTCGGCGGCCGTGCCCCTGCATGTGTGTTCGATCGCCGAGTTGGACACGACGACGATTCCCGGCGGATACAGCTTCGACCGGTTACACGACCATCTGGCGTCACGTCTGCGGGCGCTGCCGGAGTTGAGGGCCAAGCTCGCCGACAGCCAGCTCAACCTCGACCATCCGGTGTGGGTCGAGGACCAGGACCTGGACTTGTCCTTCCATCTGCGTCGCATCGCCCTGCCGACGCCGGGAGGGCGCCAGGAACTGGCCGATGTGTGCGGACGTATCGCGTCGGTTCCGCTGGACCGCAGCAAGCCGCTGTGGGAGATGTGGGTCATCGAGGGCGTCGGCGGCACGGACCCGCAGCGGGATGGCCCGATCGGCCTCATGATCAAGGTGCACCACGCCGCGGTGGACGGGGTGTCGGCCGCCAACCTGCTCAGTCAGCTGTGTGACGTGGTGCCGGACGCCCCGCCACCCGATTCGGTGGACGGGCCCGGAGGCGCGACGCCGTTGGAGATAGCCGGCGGGGGGCTGATGCGGGCCCTCACTCGTCCGTGGCAGCTGGTGAGGGTGGTGCCCGAGACGATGTCGACGATCGTCAACACCATCAGCCGTGCCCGCAGCGGCACGGCGATGGCCGCGCCCTTCAAAGCCCCGGCAACGGTGTTCAACGCAGAGATCACCGCCGACCGCACCATCGCGTTGGCGCAACTGGAGATGGACGACGTCAAACGAGTCAAGAACGAGTTCGGCGTCAAGGTCAACGACGTGGTGATGGCGTTGTGCGCCGGCGCATTGCGCGGGTACCTCGCCGACCGCTCAGAGTTGCCCGACAAGCCACTGATCGCGGTGGTGCCGGCGTCGGTGCACGACAAGTCCGATCGACCGGGACGCAATCAGCTCTCGGGCATGTTCTGCAATCTGCAGACGGATATCGAAGACCCGGTGGAGCGACTACGCGTTATCGCCGCATCCGATTCGCGCGCGAAGGAACACAGTGCATCGCTGGCCCCGACATTGATGGGCGACCTGACGCAAGCGATGCCGCCCGCGTTGTTCGGCGCGGCGTTGGAGGTGTTGTCGCACACCCCGTTGAAGCGCACAGCGATCCACAACGTGATCATCTCGAACGTGGCGGGACCGGATACCCCGCTGTATGCGGTGGGCGCCGAAATCCAGGCTCTGTATCCGCTCGGCCCGATCTTTCACGGCTCGGGTCTGAACATCACGGTGATGTCGCTGAGCGGCAGGCTAAACGTGGGCATCATCTCGTGCGGGACGCTGGTCAGGGACCTGTGGGACCTCGCTGATCGCTTCAAGGCCGAGCTGGCGGAACTGCTGGGCGGCAGCGGTCGCTGA
- a CDS encoding cyclic nucleotide-binding domain-containing protein, with the protein MDNRKHARNSRQARAQEIEEDARRLREFDNFARFSEQDLKRLAQAAHRTSTSGPWPLIRQHTVSDACYILLSGEAGVYVGNDRIAVVGPGEVIGESALQRGKLRNATVTTTGQAEVLHVDRDDLARLLDELPALKEMMDETVKRHVPSTADSD; encoded by the coding sequence GTGGACAACCGCAAGCACGCTCGCAACAGCCGGCAGGCCCGGGCACAAGAGATCGAGGAAGACGCCCGCCGCCTGCGCGAATTCGACAACTTCGCGAGGTTCTCCGAACAGGACCTCAAGCGCCTGGCGCAGGCGGCGCACCGCACCTCGACCTCCGGCCCGTGGCCGCTGATCCGTCAGCACACTGTGTCGGACGCCTGCTACATCCTGCTCAGCGGCGAGGCGGGCGTCTATGTCGGAAACGACCGCATCGCGGTCGTCGGCCCAGGAGAGGTCATCGGGGAGTCTGCACTGCAACGCGGAAAACTGCGGAATGCCACCGTGACGACGACGGGGCAGGCCGAGGTGTTGCATGTCGATCGTGACGACCTTGCGCGATTGCTCGACGAACTACCCGCACTCAAGGAAATGATGGACGAAACGGTCAAGCGGCACGTGCCGAGCACCGCCGATTCAGACTGA
- a CDS encoding cytochrome P450, with the protein MVTPNLPLGFDFTDPDIYAQRLPMEEFAELRRAAPIWWNEQDPDVGGFGDGGYWVVTKHRDVREVSLRADVFSSSEKSVVPRYPVTGGGGQIEAGRASMIMMDDPEHSRLRKIVSRGFTPRAVERLRGELGDRAQQIAAEAAAEGSGDFVLQVARELPLQAIAGLLGVPQQDREKLFDWSNRMIGADDPEFADYDSLASAGEMMWYAMQLAQRKAGDPGPTDRDIVSTLIDADADGQLSDAEFGMFVVTLAIAGNETSRNSITQGMMAFAEFGDQWELFKAQRPKTAADEIIRWASPITAFQRTALADTELSGVPIKKGQRLVLFYRSANFDEDVFEKPHSFDILRTPNPHLGFGGTGAHYCIGANLARMTIDLMFNAIADHLPDLRPVSTPERLRSSMINGIKHWQVDYGTRRG; encoded by the coding sequence ATGGTGACCCCGAACCTGCCGCTGGGCTTCGACTTCACCGATCCGGACATCTACGCGCAACGACTGCCGATGGAGGAGTTCGCCGAGTTGCGGCGGGCAGCGCCGATCTGGTGGAACGAGCAGGACCCTGACGTCGGCGGGTTCGGTGATGGCGGCTACTGGGTGGTGACCAAGCACCGCGACGTACGTGAGGTGTCGCTGCGCGCCGACGTGTTCTCGTCGTCGGAGAAATCCGTGGTGCCGCGGTACCCGGTGACCGGCGGCGGCGGCCAGATCGAGGCGGGCCGGGCGTCGATGATCATGATGGACGACCCCGAGCACTCGCGGTTGCGCAAGATCGTCTCCCGCGGCTTCACGCCCCGCGCCGTGGAGCGGTTGCGCGGCGAGCTCGGCGATCGGGCGCAGCAGATCGCCGCTGAGGCGGCCGCCGAGGGGTCCGGTGACTTCGTCCTGCAGGTCGCCCGCGAGCTTCCGCTGCAGGCCATCGCCGGGTTGCTCGGCGTGCCGCAGCAGGACCGAGAAAAGCTGTTCGACTGGTCGAACCGGATGATCGGCGCCGACGACCCCGAATTCGCCGACTACGACTCGCTGGCTTCGGCGGGCGAGATGATGTGGTACGCCATGCAGTTGGCGCAGCGCAAAGCCGGGGACCCAGGACCAACAGATCGTGACATCGTCAGCACACTGATCGATGCCGACGCCGACGGTCAGCTCAGCGACGCGGAATTCGGCATGTTCGTGGTGACACTGGCGATCGCGGGCAACGAGACCAGCCGCAACTCGATCACCCAGGGCATGATGGCGTTCGCCGAGTTCGGTGACCAGTGGGAGCTGTTCAAGGCGCAGCGGCCCAAGACCGCCGCCGACGAGATCATCCGATGGGCGTCGCCGATCACCGCGTTCCAGCGGACGGCGTTGGCCGACACCGAACTGTCCGGGGTCCCGATCAAGAAGGGGCAGCGACTGGTGCTGTTCTACCGGTCGGCGAACTTCGACGAGGACGTCTTCGAGAAACCGCACTCATTCGACATCCTGCGCACCCCCAACCCGCATCTCGGGTTCGGTGGCACCGGCGCGCACTACTGCATCGGCGCGAACCTCGCGCGGATGACGATCGACCTGATGTTCAACGCGATCGCCGACCACCTGCCCGATCTACGCCCGGTGTCGACCCCCGAGCGGTTGCGGTCGAGCATGATCAACGGGATCAAGCACTGGCAGGTCGACTACGGAACGCGGCGGGGCTGA